A region from the Malus domestica chromosome 07, GDT2T_hap1 genome encodes:
- the LOC103439482 gene encoding zinc finger protein ZAT5-like, with protein MEAAGGDHHHQEDVMILGCEEQHSNNINIMKGKRTKRLRPQSPIPFAIPTNSSSPEGGTSRGGGDGGENNNDCINSTNLSPTTSAELFQDSTSEEEDMANCLILLAQGQSRAASSSPNHHHQPPNDHITTTSRKFLEATTVTAGKAAGAAGYYVYECKTCNRTFPSFQALGGHRASHKKLKANIGDDHKNKHLGIGMLPPSDEDQDTQSLKDNIFHINTSSSPLSLHLSNRGLVLSSNKSSPKIHECSICGAEFTSGQALGGHMRRHRAPIGATNTTLSLTPPPVSAAFESHQQQQKHQQQQPQLPMKKQKSMLNLDLDLNLPAPSEDDHHKETKFVFASNQQQQQQQEQQQQERLRTQILVDCHY; from the coding sequence ATGGAAGCAGCAGGTggtgatcatcatcatcaagagGATGTCATGATCTTGGGGTGCGAGGAACAACACAGCAACAACATTAATATTATGAAGGGTAAGCGCACAAAACGCTTGAGGCCCCAATCCCCAATCCCCTTTGCCATCCCAACAAACTCATCGTCCCCTGAGGGTGGCACCAGCCGTGGAGGGGGTGATGGCGGCGAAAACAACAACGATTGCATCAATAGTACCAACTTGTCCCCCACCACATCAGCTGAATTATTCCAAGACAGCACATCAGAAGAGGAGGACATGGCAAACTGCCTAATTCTTTTGGCGCAAGGCCAATCCCGGGCGGCTTCTTCCTCCCCCAATCACCACCACCAACCCCCCAACGATCATATTACTACAACTAGTCGAAAATTCTTGGAAGCAACAACTGTCACCGCAGGCAAGGCGGCAGGGGCGGCAGGGTATTACGTGTATGAATGCAAGACTTGTAACAGAACGTTCCCTTCTTTCCAAGCATTAGGGGGTCACAGGGCGAGTCACAAGAAGCTGAAGGCAAATATCGGAGACGATCACAAAAACAAACATCTTGGAATTGGGATGTTGCCCCCGTCGGATGAAGATCAAGACACGCAATCGTTAAAGGACAACATTTTCCACATCAACACATCTTCATCTCCACTTTCTCTCCATTTGAGCAataggggtttggttttgagcTCCAACAAGTCCTCTCCTAAAATCCACGAGTGCTCGATTTGCGGAGCAGAATTCACGTCCGGGCAGGCCTTGGGAGGCCACATGAGGCGCCATAGGGCGCCGATTGGAGCCACCAACACAACCTTGTCGTTGACGCCTCCGCCAGTCTCAGCCGCCTTTGAATCCCATCAGCAACAACAAAAACATCAACAGCAGCAGCCACAGCTGCCCATGAAGAAGCAGAAAAgcatgttgaatttggatttggatctCAACCTTCCAGCACCTTCAGAGGATGATCACCACAAAGAAACCAAGTTTGTGTTTGCATCAAaccagcagcagcaacaacaacaagaacAGCAGCAGCAAGAAAGGTTAAGAACACAAATTTTGGTGGATTGTCATTACtaa